The region CTAACACTAGGGTAGGGGACAGACTAGGACCTCCTCTAACACTAGGGTAGGAGACAGACTAGGACCTCCTCTAACACTAAGGTAGGAGACAGACTAGGACCTCCTCTAACACTAGGGTAGGAGACAGACTAGGACCTCCTCTAACactagggtaggggacagggtagGGGACAGACTAGGGCCTCCTCTAACACTAGGGTAGGGGACAGACTAGGACCTCCTCTAACACTAGGGTAGGGGACAGACTAGGACCTCCTCTAACACTAGGGTAGGGGACAGACTAGGACCTCCTCTAACACTAGGGTAGGGGACAGACTAGGACCTCCTCTAACactagggtaggggacagggtagGGGACAGACTAGGGCCTCCTCTAACactagggtaggggacagggtagGACCTCCTCTAACactagggtaggggacagggtagGGGACAGACTAGGGCCTCCTCTAACactagggtaggggacagggtaggggacagactgggacctcCTCTAACACTAGGGTAGGGGACAGACTAGGGCCTCCTCTAACACTAGGGTAGGGGACAGACTAGGACCTCCTCTAACACTAGGGtaggggacagactgggacctcCTCTAACACTAGGGTAGGGGACAGACTAGGACCTCCTCTAACACTAGGGtaggggacagactgggacctcCTCTAACACTAGGGtaggggacagactgggacctcCTCTAACACTAGGGtaggggacagactgggacctcCTCTAACactagggtaggggacagggtagGGGACAGACTAGGGCCTCCTCTAACACTAGGGTAGGGGACAGACTAGGACCTCCTCTAACACTAGGGTAGGGGACAGACTAGGACCTCCTCTAACACTAGGGTAGGGGACAGACTAGGACCTCCTCTAACACTAGGGTAGGGGACAGACTAGGACCTCCTCTAACACTAGGGTAGGGGACAGACTAGGACCTCCTCTAACACTAGGGtaggggacagactgggacctcCTCTAACACTAGGGTAGGGGACAGGCTAGGGGACAGACTAGGACCTCCTCTAACACTAGGGTAGGGGACAGACTAGGACCTCCTCTAACACTAGGGTAGGGGACAGACTAGGACCTCCTCTAACACTAGGGTAGGGGACAGACTAGGACCTCCTCTAACACTAGGGTAGGGGACAGACTAGGACCTCCTAACACTAGGGTAGGGGACAGACTAGGACCTCCTAACACTAGGGTAGGGGACAGACTAGGACCTCCTAACACTAGGGTAGGGGACAGACTAGGACCTCCTAACACTAGGGTAGGGGACAGACTAGGACCTCCTCTAACACTAGGGTAGGGGACAGACTAGGACCTCCTCTAACACTAGGGTAGTGGACAGACTAGGACCTCCTCTAACACTAGGGTAGGGGACAGACTAGGACCTCCTCTAACACTAGGGTAGGGGACAGACTAGGACCTCCTCTAACACTAGGGTAGGGGACAGACTAGGACCTCCTCTAACACTAGGGTAGGGGACAGACTAGGACCCCCTCTAACACTAGGGTAGGAGACAGACTAGGACCTCCTCTAACactagggtaggggacagggtacGGGACAGGGTACGGGACACGGGTAGGGGACAGGGTAGGGGACACGGGTAGGGGACAGGGTAGGGGACACGGGTAGGGGACAGGGTAGGGGACAGAAGACAAATAGACCAAAATGGACCAAAGCTGTTTAATCAAAATTGGGGCAAACAGAAATATTCTGGTTTTATATGTTGTGGGTTTACAGACTGGTTGTGGGTTTAcagactggttgagagagagacagaagagaaacaGTCCGACtcctgactgtctcctctccGAGGGAGTAGGAGAGGGTCTGACTGTCTCCGAGGGAGTAGGAGAGGGTCTGACTGTCTCCGAGGGAGTAGTAGAGGGTCTGACTGTCTCCGAGGGAGTAGTAGAGGGTCTGACTGTCTCCGAGGGAGTAGTAGAGGGTCTGACTGTCTCCGAGGGAGTAGTAGAGGGTCTGACTGTCTCCGAGGGAGTAGTAGATGGTCTGACTGTCTCCGAGGGAGTAGTAGAGGGTCTGACTGTCTCCGAGGGAGTAGTAGAGGGTCTGACTGTCTCCGAGGGAGTAGTAGAGGGTCTGACTGTCTCCGAGGGAGTAGTAGAGGGTCTGACTGTCTCCGAGGGAGTAGTAGAGGGTCTGACTGTCTCCGAGGGAGTAGTAGAGGGTCTGACTGTCTCCGAGGGAGTAGTAGAGGGTCTGACTGTCTCCGAGGGAGTAGTAGAGGGTCTGACTGTCTCCGAGGGAGTAGTAGAGGGTCTGACTGTCTCCGAGGGAGTAGTAGAGGGTCTGACTGTCTCCGAGGGAGTTGTAGAGGGTCTGACTGTCTCCGAGGGAGTTGTAGAGGGTCTGACTGTCTCCGAGGGAGTAGTAGAGGGTCTGACTGTCTCCGAGGGAGTAGTAGAGGGTCTGACTGTCTCCGAGGGAGTAGTAGAGGGTCTGACTGTCTCCGAGGGAGTTGTAGAGGGTCTGACTGTCTCCGAGGGAGTAGTAGAGGGTCTGACTGTCTCCGAGGGAGTAGTAGAGGGTCTGACTGTCTCCGAGGGAGTAGTAGAGGGTCTGACTGTCTCCGAGGGAGTAGTAGAGGGTCTGACTGTCTCCGAGGGAGTAGTAGAGGGTCTGACTGTCTCCGAGGGAGTAGTAGAGGGTCTGACTGTCTCCGAGGGAGTAGTAGAGGGTCTGACTGTCTCCGAGGGAGTAGTAGAGGGTCTGACTGTCTCCGAGGGAGTAGTAGAGGGTCTGACTGTCTCCGAGGGAGTAGTAGAGGGTCTGACTGTCTCCGAGGGAGTAGTAAGAGGGTCTGACTTAATAAACTCTCCTCAGTCATcaaacctgataaaacaaccaacGCCTTCAACACTTTATCAACATCATGGAAATGtgatcagaagagagagaggggggggagaaaaATCAAATATATAGAACCATTCTTCTCATTAATACACAACATGTGGTACTTTTAGGGCCCTCCAGGTTCAGGTCGCCGGGCTGGGTCCAGGTCCAGCCGGTATCACACCGGGAATCAGGTCAACATCTGGCAACCAGAATTCAGTTCAACCTCCTGCTGGCCCCAGCCTCGCCATCAAATACACTACCCAACGTCCTCTCTGGCCACGGTCACCATGGCAACAGGCAGGGCAGTGCGCATGTCTGTCCCAGGCCAGGGCTAGCTGATGATGCGGCTGACGTCCTGCAGGGAGGGGAAGTCCTCGTTGTCCCCCAGGTGCAAGGTCTTATGGGAGTTGAAGTCTTTAGGGTCCAGCACCTGGCAGCAGGTGGGGCATACCTGGCAGTCCAGCGCGGCTGCATTAGAGATGGCGCTGGAGGGGGTCTGCCAGGCACTCTTCCTGTTCTTCCTGGTTCCGCCCCCTCCCTGTATTTCCATGGCCCGGTCGTCTGCGTGGGCCGTCAGCAGCTCCTGCTGTTTCCTCGTGTCAGGAAGTAGCACCAGCAGCTCATTGAAGACGCCACCAAAGTTGTCCCctaacagagtcctacagctctGGTGGTACAGCACGGCTGACATcagaccctgagagagagagagagagagagatgttacagACTTCACTGTCCCCATGAGAGAGTTGTCCCctaacagagtcctacagctctGGTGGTACAGCACGGCTGACATcagaccctgagagagagagagatgttacagACTTCACTGTCCCCATGAGAGAGTTGTCCCctaacagagtcctacagctctGGTGGTACAGCACGGCTGACATcagaccctgagagagagagagagagagagagagagagagagagagagagagagagagagagagagagagagagagagagagagagagagagagagagagagagagagatgttacagACTTCACTGTCCCCATGAGAGAGTTGTCCCctaacagagtcctacagctctGGTGGTACAGCACGGCTGACATcagaccctgagagagagagagaggagagagatgttacaCACTTCACTGTCCCCATGAGAGAGTTGTCCCctaacagagtcctacagctctGGTGGTACAGCACGGCTGACATcagaccctgagagagagagagagagaagagagagatgttacAGACTTCACTGTCCCCATGAGAGAGTTGTCCCctaacagagtcctacagctctGGTGGTACAGCACGGCTGACATcagaccctgagagagagagagagagagagagagagagaggagagagatgttacaGACTTCACTGTCCCCATGAGAGAGTTGTCCCctaacagagtcctacagctctGGTGGTACAGCACGGCTGACATcagaccctgagagagagagagagagagagagatgttacagACTTCACTGTCCCCATGAGAGAGTTGTCCCctaacagagtcctacagctctGGTGGTACAGCACGGCTGACATcagaccctgagagagagagagagagagagagagaggagagagatgttacaGACTTCACTGTCCCCATGAGAGAGTTGTCCCctaacagagtcctacagctctGGTGGTACAGCACGGCTGACATcagaccctgagagagagagagagagaagagagagatgttacAGACTTCACTGTCCCCATGAGAGAGTTGTCCCctaacagagtcctacagctctGGTGGTACAGCACGGCTGACATcagaccctgagagagagagagagagagagagagagaggagagagatgttacaGACTTCACTGTCCCCATGAGAGAGATGTTAGGGTCTACATCAGACCCTGTTAGAGagatgctggtcttactgggtctataggaacattagcctgctggccttactgagtctgtaggaacattagcctgctggtctataggaccattagcctgctggtcttactgggtctataggaacattagcctgctggccttactgagtctataggaacattagcctgctggccttactgggtctataggaacattagcctgctggtcttactgagtctacaggaacattagcctgctggtcttactgggtctataggaacattcgcctgctggtcttactgggtctataggaacattagcctgctggccttactgagtctataggaacattagcctgctggccttactgggtctataggaacattagcctgctggtcttactgggtctataggaacattagcctgctggccttactgagtctataggaacattagcctgctggtcttactgagtctataggaacattagcctgctggtcttactgagtctataggaccATTAGCCtgatggtcttactgagtctataggaacattagcctgctggtcttactgagtctataggaacattagcctgctggtctatagggacattagcctgctggtcttactgagtctataggaacattagcctgctggtctatagggacattagcctgctggtcttactgagtctataggaccATTAGCCtgatggtcttactgagtctataggaacattagcctgctggtcttactgggtctataggaacattagcctgctggtcttactgggtctataggaacattagcctgctggtcttactgagtctataggaacattagcctgatggtcttactgggtctataggaacattaggctgctgtccttactgggtctataggaacattagcctgctggtctataggaacattagcctgctggtcttactgagtctacaggaacattagcctgctggtctataggaacattagcctgctggtcttactgagtctacaggaacattagcctgctggtcttactgggtctataggaacattagcctgctggcctttctgagtctataggaacattagcctgctggcctttctgagtctataggaacattagcctgctggcctttctgagtctataggaacattagcctgctggcttTACTGAGTGTTAGGAGTCAGGATtagggggttaaggttaggagtcagggttaggggggttaaggttaggagtcagggtcaggggggttaaggttaggagtcagGGTCAAGGGGTTTAAGGTTAGGAGTCAGGGTCaagggggttaaggttaggagtcagggtcaaggggttaaggttaggagtcagggttagggGGTTTAAGGTTAGGAGTCAGGGTCAAGGGGTTTAAggttaggagtcagggttagggggtttaaggttaggagtcagggtcagggggttaaggttaggagtcagggtcaaggggttaaggttaggagtcagggttaggggttaaggttaggagtcagggttagggggttaaggttaggagtcagggttagggGGGTTAAGGCTAGGAGTCAGGGTTAGGGGGTTTAAGGTTAGGAGTCAGGTTCaggggggttaaggttaggagtcagGGTCAAGGGGTTTAAGGTTAGGAGTCAGGGTCaagggggttaaggttaggagtcagggttagggGGTTTAAGGTTAGGAGTCAGGGTCAAGGGGTTTAAggttaggagtcagggttagggggttaaggttaagagtcagggttagggggttaaggttaggagtcagGGTCAAGGGGTTTAAggttaggagtcagggttaggggggttaaggttaggagtcagGGCTTACCTGtctaaactgtccagagtagtccTTGAACTGGTTGAATCGTGACTGGTCGTTCTGCAGGAGGTTCTTAATGGACTGGATCAGTTCCATGTTCCTCTGCTGGAAGTTCTCTGGAGCCAGGTACACCCCCGGGGACTGGGGAGAGCTGAACACCCCCCATATGGAGTCATTTAGAACACAATCAATACTCTGGTAACACCCCCCATATGGAGTCATTTAGAACACACAGGTTGAATCAAATAGGTGTTGTCTGTAAAGGTggtggcctgtctggtgtctgtaaaggtggtggcctgtctggtgtctggtgtctgtaaaggtggtggtctgtctggtgtctggtgtctgtaaaggtggtggcctgtctggtgtctgtaaaggtggtggtctgtctggtgtctgtaaaggtggtggtctgtctggtgtctgtaaaggtggtggtctgtctggtgtctgtaaaggtggtggtctgtctggtgtctgtaaaggtggtggtctgtctggtgtctggtgtctgtaaaggtggtggtctgtctggtgtctggtgtctgtaaaggtggtggtctgtctggtgtctgtaaaggtggtggcctgtctggtgtctggtgtgtgtaaaggtggtggcctgtctggtgtgtgtaaaggtggtggcctgtctggtgtgtgtaaaggtggtggcctgtctggtgtgtgtaacggtggtggcctgtctggtgtctgtaacggtggtggcctgtctggtgtctgtaacggtggtggcctgtctggtgtctgtaaaggtggtggcctgtctggtgtctgtaaaggtggtggcctgtctggtgtctgtaaaggtggtggcctgtctggtgtctgtaaaggtggtggcctgtctggtgtctgtaaaggtggtggcctgtctggtgtctgtaaaggtggtggcctgtctggtgtctgtaaaggtggtggcctgtctggtgtctgtaaaggtggtggcctgtctggtgtgtgtaaaggtggtggcctgtctggtgtgtgtaaaggtggtggcctgtctggtgtctgtaaaggtggtggcctgtctggtgtctgtaaaggtggtggcctgtctggtgtctgtaaaggtggtggtctgtctggtgtctggtgtgtgtaaaggtggtggcctgtctggtgtctggtgtgtgtaaaggtggtggcctgtctggtgtctgtaaaggtggtggcctgtctggtgtctgtaaaggtggtggcctgtctggtgtctgtaaaggtggtggcctgtctggtgtctgtaaaggtggtggcctgtctggtgtctgtaaaggtggtggcctgtctggtgtctgtaaaggtggtggcctgtctggtgtctgtaaaggtggtggcctgtctggtgtctgtaaaggtggtggcctgtctggtgtctgtaaaggtggtggcctgtctggtgtctgtaaaggtggtggcctgtctggtgtctgtaaaggtggtggcctgtctggtgtctgtaaaggtggtggcctgtctggtgtctgtaaaggtggtggcctgtctggtgtctgtaaaggtggtggcctgtctggtgtctgtaaaggtggtggcctgtctggtgtctgtaaaggtggtggcctgtctggtgtctgtaaaggtggtggcctgtctggtgtctgtaaaggtggtggcctgtctggtgtctgtaaaggtggtggcctgtctggtgtctgtaaaggtggtggcctgtctggtgtctgtaaaggtggtggcctgtctggtgtctgtaaaggtggtggcctgtctggtgtctgtaaaggtggtggcctgtctggtgtctgtaaaggtggtggcctgtctggtgtctgtaaaggtggtggcctgtctggtgtctgtaaaggtggtggcctgtctggtgtctgtaaaggtggtggcctgtctggtgtctgtaaaggtggtggcctgtctggtgtctgtaaaggtggtggtctgtctggtgtctggtgtctgtgtaaaggtggtggcctgtctggtgtctggtgtgtgtaaaggtggtggcctgtctggtgtctgtaaaggtggtggcctgtctggtgtctgtaaaggtggtggcctgtctggtgtctgtaaaggtggtggcctgtctggtgtatgtaaaggtggtggcctgtctggtgtctgtaaaggtggtggcctgtctggtgtctgtaaaggtggtggcctgtctggtgtctgtaaaggtggtggcctgtctggtgtctgtaaaggtggtggcctgtctggtgtctgtaaaggtggtggcctgtctggtgtctgtaaaggtggtggcctgtctggtgtctgtaaaggtggtggcctgtctggtgtctgtaaaggtggtggcctgtctggtgtgtgtaaaggtggtggcctgtctggtgtgtgtaaaggtggtggcctgtctggtgtgtgtaaaggtggtggcctgtctggtgtctgtaaaggtggtggcctgtctggtgtctgtaaaggtggtggcctgtctggtgtctgtaaaggtggtggcctgtctggtgtctgtaaaggtggtggcctgtctggtgtctgtaaaggtggtggcctgtctggtgtctgtaaaggtggtggcctgtctggtgtctgtaaaggtggtggcctgtctggtgtctgtaaaggtggtggcctgtctggtgtctgtaaaggtggtggcctgtctggtgtctgtaaatgtggtggcctgtctggtgtgtgtaaaggtggtggcctgtctggtgtctggtgtgtgtaaaggtggtggcctgtctggtgtctgtaaaggtggtggcctgtctggtgtctgtaaaggtggtggcctgtctggtgtctgtaaaggtggtggcctgtctggtgtctgtaaaggtggtggcctgtctggtgtctgtaaaggtggtggcctgtctggtgtctgtaaaggtggtggcctgtctggtgtctgtaaaggtggtggcctgtctggtgtctgtaaaggtggtggcctgtctggtgtctgtaaatgtggtggcctgtctggtgtctgtaaatgtggtggcctgtctggtgtctggtgtgtgtaaaggtggtggcctgtctggtgtgtgtaaaggtggtggcctgtctggtgtctgtaaaggtggtggcctgtctggtgtctgtaaaggtggtggcctgtctggtgtctgtaaaggtggtggcctgtctggtgtctgtaaaggtggtggcctgtctggtgtctgtaaaggtggtggcctgtctggtgtgtgtaaaggtggtggcctgtctggtgtgtgtaaaggtggtggcctgtctggtgtgtgtaaaggtggtggcctgtctggtgtctgtaaaggtggtggcctgtctggtgtctgtaaaggtggtggcctgtctggtgtctgtaaaggtggtggcctgtctggtgtctgtaaaggtggtggcctgtctggtgtctgtaaaggtggtggcctgtctggtgtctgtaaaggtggtggcctgtcttgtgtctgtaaaggtggtggcctgtctggtgtctgtaaaggtggtggcctgtctggtgtctgtaaaggtggtggcctgtctggtgtctgtaaaggtggtggcctgtctggtgtctgtaaaggtggtggcctgtctggtgtctggtgtgtgtaaaggtggtGGGCTGTCTGGTGTCTGTAAAGGTGGTGGTTTGTCTGGTCTGTAAATGTGATGTAGTGGTCTGTGACTGGTCTGAAAAGG is a window of Oncorhynchus nerka isolate Pitt River unplaced genomic scaffold, Oner_Uvic_2.0 unplaced_scaffold_838, whole genome shotgun sequence DNA encoding:
- the LOC135571021 gene encoding mucin-2-like; this translates as MARLGPAGGEFIKSDPLTTPSETVRPSTTPSETVRPSTTPSETVRPSTTPSETVRPSTTPSETVRPSTTPSETVRPSTTPSETVRPSTTPSETVRPSTTPSETVRPSTTPSETVRPSTTPSETVRPSTTPSETVRPSTTPSETVRPSTTPSETVRPSTTPSETVRPSTTPSETVRPSTTPSETVRPSTTPSETVRPSTTPSETVRPSTTPSETVRPSTTPSETVRPSTTPSETVRPSTTPSETVRPSTTPSETVRPSTTPSETVRPSTTPSETVRPSTTPSETVRPSTTPSETVRPSTTPSETVRPSTTPSETVRPSTTPSETVRPSTTPSETVRPSPTPSETVRPSPTPSERRQSGVGLFLFCLSLNQSVNPQPVCKPTTYKTRIFLFAPILIKQLWSILVYLSSVPYPVPYPCPLPCPLPVSPTLSPTRVPYPVPMEEEEEEVV